In Amphiura filiformis chromosome 2, Afil_fr2py, whole genome shotgun sequence, one DNA window encodes the following:
- the LOC140145948 gene encoding ATP synthase subunit delta, mitochondrial-like: protein MSMIRNILRLSGAVHQCRNAARLAQPVRTYAEEAVRASSQMSFSFGCPGQMFYSEANVKQIDVPSMTGSFGILAQHVPMLAALKPGLLIVHEHDGTSNRYFVSSGNVTVNVDSSVQILAELAVPVSDLDPQAVKSGLTKAQQELSSASTDEAKAEAQIAVEVHEAMEKAIEGK from the exons ATGTCGATGATTCGCAATATTTTGAGACTTTCTGGTGCCGTTCACCAATGTAGAAATGCAGCAAGGTTAGCTCAGCCAGTAAGAACATATGCTGAGGAAGCTGTCAGAGCCAGCTCTCAAATGTCATTTTCATTTGGGTGTCCAggacag atGTTTTATAGTGAAGCTAATGTAAAACAGATAGACGTTCCTTCAATGACTGGTTCATTTGGTATCTTAGCACAACACGTCCCAATGCTGGCTGCCCTGAAACCGGGATTGCTCATAGTACATGAACACGATGGTACCAGCAATCGTTATTTCG TGAGCAGTGGCAATGTAACAGTCAACGTTGACTCATCAGTTCaaattttagcagaattagcaGTGCCagtcagtgaccttgacccacag GCTGTCAAATCAGGTTTAACCAAGGCACAGCAAGAGTTATCATCAGCTTCAACTGACGAGGCCAAGGCAGAGGCCCAGATTGCTGTTGAAGTACACGAAGCAATGGAAAAAGCGATTGAAGGAAAATAA